One region of Cryptosporidium parvum Iowa II chromosome 4, whole genome shotgun sequence genomic DNA includes:
- a CDS encoding protein with possible conserved beta tubulin folding factor domain — MNFILLPNFEIVSQLYVGLEFTEAKIWDEEILFLYISLLREFIGLSKFLSYFQWRDFIFGQEHILGNKCLFRLDSSNALLKKASNLSIAFWTLKKKLLGQSEIEKLYLFTSDSLNFYWMNLSSTVLLRGFEHSMRVIDKINREKRDPIYKWIDGESYPEIYEKHQGGKFKEYRMAENLSICFEMVSLFILTQFIFSNQSTSNTELSSSLYSKESYITIAKFFQRNSATLIRILSLLANEKSNSDYNSMNVPVPFEMFFDKVFIYSNDMEQDEDENKNFDLNTKKLEKYFSSKDENGQDEKKMKGNSIALSEFTINAFNYHVVTDNSGEIQLCILLNSGSTIINHNVLDDYYLVNNTHGNGASERISYYLSNKIIHSIYFDQSELANSINDVKGDIFEIISEREEIVNSEEARNIIISNSSNLNLYFTRPVEYLFIRDCNQCNIYCLDLISNIHIENCQEIFIHVDCMFATLVNCEKVSIFLHSQFSPLLRNSNDISIGPYNIHCINRKTSYILSYENNLLTESWRFPISFSSSFNMVKPEKLYMVELFDTKHEIITMNSGELPKFPLPSDYYENFTNRLQFLELVRNLEPSSQEEIVKQFVSWICNN, encoded by the coding sequence ATGAACTTTATATTACTCCCGAATTTCGAGATAGTGTCTCAATTATATGTGGGGTTGGAGTTTACTGAAGCAAAAATTTGGgatgaagaaatattatttctttatatatCTTTACTGAGGGAGTTTATTGGATTGTCAAAGTTTCTAAGTTACTTTCAATGGAGAGACTTCATTTTTGGCCAAGAACATATACTTGGCAATAAATGCCTTTTTAGATTAGATAGTTCAAATGcactattaaaaaaagcaAGTAATTTAAGTATTGCTTTTTGGacattgaaaaaaaaattattgggACAATctgaaatagaaaaattatATCTTTTTACTTCGGATAGTCTGAATTTTTACTGGATGAATCTATCAAGTACAGTGCTTTTGAGAGGATTTGAGCATTCTATGAGAGtaattgataaaataaatagagaaaaaagAGACCCAATTTATAAGTGGATTGATGGGGAAAGCTACCCTGAGATTTACGAAAAGCATCAAGGAggaaaatttaaagaatacAGAATGGCTGAAAATTTAAGTATATGCTTTGAAATGGTATCTCTGTTCATTTTAactcaatttattttttcaaatcaaTCTACGAGTAACACTGAACTGTCTTCAAGCCTATATTCCAAGGAGAGCTATATAACAATTGCAAAGTTTTTCCAGAGGAACTCAGCCACATTGATAAGGATTCTATCATTATTGGCAAACGAAAAAAGCAACTCTGATTATAACTCAATGAATGTACCAGTTCCATTTGAGATGTTTTTTGACaaagtatttatttatagCAATGATATGGAAcaagatgaagatgaaaataagaattttgacttaaatacaaaaaaattggaGAAATATTTTAGTTCCAAAGATGAAAATGGTCAGGAtgagaagaaaatgaaaggAAATAGCATAGCACTTTCAGAATTCACAATAAATGCATTCAATTACCATGTTGTTACGGATAATTCAGGAGAAATCCAATTATGTATTTTACTTAATTCTGGTTCAACAATAATCAATCACAATGTTTTAGATGATTACTATTTGGTGAACAATACTCATGGAAATGGTGCTTCTGAAAGAATTTCATACTATCTttcaaacaaaataatccattcaatttattttgacCAGAGTGAGTTAGCGAATTCCATAAACGATGTAAAAGgtgatatttttgaaattatttcagaGAGAGAGGAGATAGTAAATTCTGAAGAAGCAcgaaatataataatttcaaactCAAGTAATCTAAACTTATATTTTACAAGGCCAGTTGAATACTTATTCATCCGAGACTGTAATCAATGTAATATTTACTGCttagatttaatttcaaacaTCCACATCGAAAATTGCCAggaaatatttatacatGTTGATTGTATGTTTGCAACTTTAGTTAATTGTGAAAAAGTTAGTATTTTTCTTCACTCTCAGTTTTCGCCTCTACTTAGGAACTCAAATGATATTTCAATTGGACCATACAACATACACTGTATAAATAGAAAGACATCCTATATATTATCTTAcgaaaataatttgttaaCAGAAAGCTGGAGATTCCCAATAAGTTTTTCATCCAGCTTTAATATGGTTAAACCAGAAAAGCTTTATATGgtagaattatttgatacGAAACatgaaattattacaatGAATAGTGGTGAATTACCAAAATTCCCACTTCCTTCCGATTATTATGAGAATTTCACTAACAGACTACAGTTCCTAGAACTTGTTCGAAATCTCGAGCCCTCATCTCAAGAAGAAATCGTTAAACAGTTTGTTTCTTGGATATGCAATAATTAA
- a CDS encoding protein phosphatase 2A regulatory B subunit (highly conserved but no plasmodium hits) — protein sequence IFLTNHYRVFQSLRRRVSSSEASNTQNSTDCSTDNCNNSQGTKNKSDSKNTKNISKSSNSCNTSSKPSSDSNSVNDDPSLSKNNEIQSTISSGTDPPSNNDNSSSNLNTFLNVDLSNNIKPKEILNDKYNNSFQSIQINKSDSINGDINISFPPIEFIKNEKFAFLQAYSLDYEDGTNRSSDEDYNDKKESNHEISNKNNDLNNYHSPEESNFLSNTNLLLPIGIVETNHGISLTDDPFSALALLQNMKSPNEILLLIKKKLIACCITFNFTNNTYSNLKEKKRETLLELVEYINNNDHIFQEEIIPDVLLMITSNIFRPFNQCHANLNTGNSFLQSNNASGNSSIQSSNSNNNGSSLNGSVGNSLSDSKDDEQLLEPSWPHLLVIYEFFLRFVISPQFSTKVAKKYIDNTFILKLIDLFQSFDPRERDYLKTILHRIYGKIMPRRSCIRKAMKHIFLRVIIDGEPYNGIAELLEIFVSIVNGFTIPLKEEHKIFLETALIPLHKAKYISSFHQQLIYCLIQYIEKDTKLSVPIIEGVLKYWPITNSSKQILFLNELEELFEITPTNYIEPILIPIFERLASCIQSPHFHVAERVLYLWNNDIIVNLINEYKYEIYPVLIKALSCNGKKLHWNPTVHGLSFVVNKVLSDTDPELFSQIIEQYNDDSANIEIQKKEREEYWKYIIELAESMD from the coding sequence ATCTTTCTAACCAACCATTATAGGGTTTTTCAATCATTACGTAGAAGAGTTTCAAGCTCAGAAGCTAGTAATACTCAAAATTCCACTGATTGTAGTACTGACAATTGTAATAATTCTCAAGGTACAAAGAATAAGTCAGATTCgaaaaatacaaaaaatatcagtaaatcatcaaattcTTGTAATACTTCCTCAAAGCCAAGCAGTGATTCAAATAGTGTAAATGATGATCCAAGCTTatccaaaaataatgaaattcaaAGTACAATATCTTCTGGTACTGATCCTCCTTCAAACAATGATAACTCTTCgtcaaatttaaatacaTTTCTAAATGTTGATTTAAGTAACAATATAAAAccaaaagaaattttaaatgataaatacaataattcatttcaaAGTATTCAGATTAATAAGTCAGATTCAATTAATGGTGATATCAACATTTCTTTTCCTCCaatagaatttattaaaaatgaaaaatttgCCTTCCTTCAAGCTTATTCTTTAGATTATGAAGATGGAACAAATAGGTCTTCTGATGAAGattataatgataaaaagGAGTCTAATCACGAAATCTCtaacaaaaataatgatcTAAACAATTATCATTCTCCTGAAGAATCCAATTTTTTAAGCAATACTAATCTTTTATTACCAATTGGAATTGTTGAAACAAATCATGGAATTTCACTTACTGATGATCCATTCTCTGCACTTGCTCTATTGCAAAATATGAAATCTCCTAATGAAATTCTATTActtattaagaaaaaactTATTGCATGTTGTATTACATTCAACTTTACTAACAACACTTATTCAAATCTTaaagagaagaaaagaGAAACCTTATTAGAGCTtgttgaatatattaacaataatgaccatatttttcaagaagaaattatCCCAGATGTACTCTTAATGATCACaagtaatatatttagGCCATTTAATCAATGCCATGCTAATCTTAATACAGGAAATTCTTTCTTACAATCTAACAATGCTTCTGGTAATTCAAGCATTCAGTCAtctaattctaataataatggcTCATCATTAAACGGTTCTGTTGGTAATTCATTATCAGATTCAAAAGATGACGAACAACTTTTAGAACCTAGTTGGCCACATTTGCTTGTTATTTATGAGTTCTTTCTTAGATTTGTTATTAGTCCCCAATTCAGTACAAAAGTtgcaaaaaaatatattgataataCTTTCATACTTAAActtattgatttatttcaaagttTTGATCCTAGAGAAAGGGATTATCTTAAAACTATTCTACATCGAATCTATGGTAAAATTATGCCAAGAAGAAGTTGTATTAGAAAAGCTATGAAACATATCTTTTTGAGAGTTATTATTGACGGCGAACCTTATAATGGGATTGCTGAATTACTTGAAATTTTTGTCTCAATTGTCAATGGCTTTACAATTCCTCTTAAAGAAGAacataaaatatttcttgaaaCTGCACTAATACCCTTACATAAAgcaaaatatatttcttctttccaCCAACAATTGATATATTGCTTAATACAATACATTGAAAAAGATACAAAATTGTCTGTACCAATTATTGAAGGTGTTCTAAAGTATTGGCCAATTACTAACTCATCCaaacaaattttatttttaaatgaacTTGAAGaactttttgaaattactCCTACAAATTACATTGAACCAATTctaattccaatttttgAAAGACTTGCAAGTTGTATTCAAAGTCCACATTTTCATGTTGCTGAAAGAGTTTTATATCTTTGGAACAATGATATAATTGTTAAtcttattaatgaatataaatatgaaatataTCCTGTATTGATTAAGGCACTATCATGCAATGGAAAAAAACTACATTGGAATCCCACTGTACATGGGTTATCTTTTGTTGTTAATAAAGTTTTATCAGATACTGATcctgaattattttcacaAATTATTGAGCAATATAATGACGATAGTgctaatattgaaattcaaaaaaaagaaagagaagaatACTGGAAGTATATTATTGAGCTTGCAGAAAGTATGGATTAA
- a CDS encoding Rab11, with amino-acid sequence MSSKDEHYDYLYKIVLIGDSGVGKSNLLSRFTRDEFNLESKSTIGVEFATKSIITEGKVIKAQIWDTAGQERYRAITSAYYRGAVGALLVYDISKRSSFENVERWLKELRDHADPNIVVLLVGNKSDLRNLRTVTQEEACAFSEREGMACMEASALNSSNVDEAFHRILSEIYTLRSERQLTANQHDLNKATLPLGTQGVRVDPIRIDLNSKGSKKRSCC; translated from the exons atgaGTTCAAAAGATGAGCATTATGATTATCTGTACAAAA ttGTTCTAATTGGCGATTCCGGAGTAGGGAAATCTAATTTACTTTCAAG ATTTACCCGAGATGAATTCAATTTAGAGTCAAAATCCACAATTGGAGTGGAGTTCGCTACAAAAAGCATAATTACTGAAGGGAAAGTCATCAAGGCTCAGATATGGGATACGGCTGGGCAAGAAAGATATAGAGCAATTACATCTGCATACTATAGAGGAGCAGTAGGAGCACTACTAGTCTatgatatttcaaaaagatcATCTTTTGAGAATGTTGAAAGATGGCTCAAAGAACTGAGAGATCATGCTGATCCCAACATTGTTGTTTTACTTGTTGGTAATAAATCAGATCTTAGGAATCTTAGAACAGTAACTCAAGAAGAAGCATGTGCTTTTTCAGAAAGAGAAGGTATGGCATGCATGGAGGCTTCTGCCCTAAATTCGTCAAATGTTGACGAAGCATTTCACCGTATTCTATCTGAAATTTATACATTAAGAAGTGAAAGACAACTCACAGCAAATCAAcatgatttaaataaagcAACTCTTCCTTTAGGTACTCAAGGAGTACGTGTTGACCCAATCAGGATTGATCTTAACTCTAAAGGAAGTAAAAAAAGGTCCTGCTGCTAG
- a CDS encoding protein with a SET domain within carboxy region, whose translation MKENRLQEIIEKKKIFKMKCTTSLDNEDKSQVKILNSRNKYWKYEQDDFHEEGWDEELGIPIVIRSEVENLMQGRALYIRNASHYGQRRLDSTLSKSIIMKKGEVDIDSFDFKVSLVTRTHNFENIKNENSKINLSKELLNLNTKDLPKHSDESLAALTDEVLQEESICTALYPSEYSGKWEVEYFQVFHFITLKKSLNCLLNLSKSEKLFVSYFSDVKISQYCPTIFWNIVRIFHGEIDLGIIEIFSSIPPALLKRRRNTFETKFNLNQNLRSSLTKKSNKNHQKLKENKDIFYELSQKLIQDLYSKIPYFERNGIEYFTDSKFLDLKHKNKEFSNNSELEINFTPNNEIEQSNIENQITRRSSKRVSFGANSEISIIEATIDMNYKVIHLPIYNYSEKWKKIIYKYCILNEIHSCTLIKKDAFKGRCVIAGSLIRKDDFVLEYKGNLITQLNEAKELEEKYALSNRGCYMYYFKANDKNYCIDATEECLEFGPGRLINHSRKNPNIITKVLMIENTPRLFFVSKRDIICGEELLFDYGDNNPISTLHNPWLVNS comes from the coding sequence ATGAAGGAAAATAGATTACAAGAAATcattgaaaagaaaaaaattttcaagatGAAATGTACAACATCCTTGGACAACGAGGATAAGTCTCAAGTTAagattttaaattcaagGAATAAGTACTGGAAATATGAGCAGGATGACTTTCATGAGGAAGGATGGGATGAGGAACTTGGAATCCCAATAGTAATTAGAAGTGAGGTAGAAAATCTTATGCAAGGAAGAGCATTATATATAAGAAATGCGAGTCATTATGGGCAAAGAAGATTGGATTCAACACTTAGTAAATCAATCATTATGAAAAAGGGAGAAGTTGATATTGACTCATTCGACTTTAAAGTAAGCCTAGTAACAAGAACTCataactttgaaaatattaaaaatgaaaattctaaaataaatttaagtaaagaattattgaatttaaacaCTAAAGACCTTCCTAAACACTCAGATGAGTCCCTTGCTGCTTTAACTGACGAGGTTTTACAAGAGGAATCCATTTGCACAGCTTTATATCCTTCAGAGTATTCTGGAAAATGGGAagttgaatattttcaggTATTTCATTTCATTACATTAAAGAAATCTCTGAATTGTTTACTCAATCTATCAAAAtctgaaaaattatttgtttccTACTTTTCAGACGTTAAAATTTCTCAATACTGTCCGACTATTTTCTGGAATATTGTTCGTATATTTCATGGAGAAATAGATCTTGGGATTATTGAGATCTTCTCTTCAATACCTCCAGCTCTATTAAAAAGGAGAAGAAACACTTTTGAGactaaatttaatttaaatcaaaatttaagaTCGTCTTTAACTAAGAAATCAAACAAAAATCACCAAAaacttaaagaaaataaagacATCTTCTATGAACTGAGTCAAAAACTTATTCAGGACTTGTATAGTAAAATTCCATACTTTGAGAGAAATGGAATCGAATATTTTACAGACTCCAAATTTTTAGATCTTAAACACAAAAACaaagaattttcaaataattctgaACTTGAAATCAATTTTACACCAAACAATGAAATTGAGCAGtctaatattgaaaacCAAATAACTAGAAGATCTAGCAAAAGAGTCTCTTTTGGTGCTAATAGCGAAATATCAATCATTGAAGCAACAATAGATATGAACTACAAAGTTATTCACCTCccaatatataattattcaGAAAAATGGAAGAAGATTATCTACAAATATTGTATCTTAAATGAAATTCACTCATGCACTTTGATTAAAAAAGATGCATTTAAAGGAAGATGTGTAATCGCCGGATCTCTTATTAGAAAAGATGACTTTGttcttgaatataaagGAAATCTAATAACTCAGCTTAACGAGGCCAAAGAGCTGGAAGAGAAGTATGCTCTTAGTAATAGGGGGTGTTATATGTATTACTTCAAAGCTAACGATAAGAATTATTGTATTGATGCTACCGAAGAATGTTTAGAATTTGGACCAGGGAGACTAATTAATCATTCTAGAAAAAATCCTAACATTATCACAAAAGTACTAATGATAGAAAATACTCCAAGATTGTTTTTCGTCTCAAAAAGGGATATTATATGCGGCGAAGAGCTGCTTTTCGATTATGGCGATAACAATCCCATCTCTACTCTACACAATCCCTGGCTTGTAAATTCATAA
- a CDS encoding 30 kDa splicing factor, SPF 30, tudor domain containing protein: MTRVNSKLMEIFQETYEELLKRFEDNQEQLRKIDEQLLKLTTDDPNYDILKEVRDDLIQVIQLVEELIDNKRKNSDENPEDVNIGKIVEVFYKGNKRFGRIKSKDPKSASNTINDYYLISIFGQIPETISLQFQDLKLLPQFKGLSVGEKVQVLFEEDGNWYNSVIVGLTKNGYNIKYLDYNQEENVTYDRVRMISKSSRNNLNHDKTIDSLDSTSIITTPAGYKIPENLLIKSYDTEKTKLEKKKKISVIKKQQKNEIFETQAKQKQQSWKNHISKFQKNSKII; this comes from the coding sequence ATGACACGTGTCAATAGTAAATTAATGGAGATTTTTCAAGAAACATATGAGGAATTGTTAAAAAGATTTGAAGATAATCAGGAACAACTAAGAAAGATAGATGAACAACTTCTAAAACTAACGACTGATGACCCAAATTATGATATTCTTAAAGAAGTTAGAGATGATTTAATACAAGTTATACAACTAGTGGAGGAActtattgataataaaaggAAAAACAGTGATGAAAATCCTGAAGATGtaaatattggaaaaattGTTGAAGTTTTTTATAAAGGAAACAAAAGATTTGGGagaattaaatcaaaagaCCCAAAATCAGCTTCTAACACTataaatgattattatttaatttcgATATTTGGTCAAATTCCAGAAACAATTAGTTTGCAATTTCAGGATTTAAAGCTTTTACCACAATTTAAGGGATTATCTGTAGGAGAAAAGGTTCAAgttttatttgaagaagatgGTAATTGGTACAATTCTGTAATTGTTGGTTTAACTAAAAATggatataatattaaatacttGGATTATAatcaagaagaaaatgttACATATGATAGGGTCAGAATGATTAGTAAAAGTTCTAGAAACAATTTAAATCACGATAAAACTATCGATTCGTTGGATTCCACATCAATTATTACCACTCCTGCTGGATATAAAATACCTGaaaatcttttaattaaGTCTTACGACACAGAAAAGACTAAACttgaaaagaagaaaaaaatttcggttattaaaaaacaacaaaaaaatgaaatatttgaaactCAAGCAAAACAGAAACAACAATCTTGGAAGAATCATATCAgtaaatttcaaaagaatagtaaaatcatttaa
- a CDS encoding CCAAT-binding factor chain HAP5 like histone yields MSFPNNQGIMDYLIQNNKEIADYNVDSMLTTQSEPQYNGMETISQVDLSDNYINDSYKSGSDTAISEFVGSHQLNQTSLSSFTLNSASYMAPSSRSTSSSSNSVISSSSLVSNSSIYSREDINIISKEYISHENQSNIPVFSKDELKTLSRCLPHTKIKKIIKCSGAVNHMIGSEVPALLAIACELFVRDLTSFSWNFTRRAKRRTVQVQDIKSVSSKDFRLKRLLYASKSQLKNISYENESLGQNKKPILNYYSGGIYPQSMQIPTSTTQSTQIYPKHFNRSQNNQQNIINKQSINRHINNYNIDQEFQKSYNLSPNQHTQYNINQFNSNNINYYNGYYHH; encoded by the coding sequence ATGAGCTTTCCAAATAATCAAGGAATAATGGACTACttaatacaaaataataagGAAATAGCTGACTATAATGTTGATAGCATGCTAACTACTCAAAGTGAACCTCAGTATAATGGAATGGAAACAATAAGCCAGGTAGATTTGAGtgataattatataaaCGATTCATATAAATCTGGTAGTGATACTGCAATTTCAGAATTTGTTGGCTCACATCAACTTAATCAAACATCACTTTCTTCATTTACCTTAAATTCTGCATCATATATGGCTCCATCATCTAGATCTACATCATCAAGTTCTAATTCCGTTATTTCATCATCCTCTTTAGTGAGTAACTCAAGTATATATTCAAGAGAAgacattaatattatttcaaaagaatatatttcacATGAAAATCAATCAAATATACCCGTTTTTAGTAAAGATGAATTGAAAACTTTGAGCCGATGTCTTCCTCATAcaaaaatcaagaaaataatcaagTGCTCTGGAGCCGTAAATCATATGATTGGAAGTGAAGTTCCTGCACTATTGGCAATTGCTTGCGAACTTTTTGTTAGAGATTTGACAAGCTTTTCTTGGAATTTTACTAGAAGAGCTAAGAGAAGAACAGTTCAAGTTCAAGATATTAAATCTGTTTCCAGTAAGGATTTTAGACtaaaaagattattatATGCTAGCAAGAgccaattaaaaaatatatcatatgaaaatgaatcatTGGGGCAAAATAAAAAaccaatattaaattactaCAGCGGAGGAATATATCCTCAGAGTATGCAAATTCCTACTTCAACTACTCAATCAACACAAATATATCCAAAACATTTCAATAGATCACAAAATAATCAgcaaaatataataaataagcAATCAATAAACAGACAcatcaataattataatatagatcaagaatttcaaaaatctTATAATCTTTCTCCTAATCAACATACCCAAtacaatattaatcaatttaatagcaataatatcaattattataacggttattatcatcattGA
- a CDS encoding lipase/esterase (possible bacterial origin, no plasmodium hits): protein MGNRHWIEFDEFGELTDGISMDMDRQINKDDLVVNFIVSKELLERNYKLKQNLTRPIKCSTKKFCSDLYFNESKVKIIYENDNISTHNIDSKTESPGIVIFVHGGGFVFGDFDTYERTLQRHAIELGKLNKPSVIAYIEYRKSPKWRYPIPLEDVIASISWIHCNAEKFGLDPNKLVILGDSAGGNLATSSIASCLSIKDQNKRRNNSLTKKYHNYCKWVDHVKFLGLIYPALCQKCITNSKLKNFRFGFLNLNSLLWFEKQYQSKYIENYFDWRSQPLLAPANILRKFPKTSIVLMKSDILYDEGRLMYEILLKLKVNVKLKIFTGEFINFLNQQKITHFI, encoded by the coding sequence atggGAAATAGGCACTGGattgaatttgatgaatttggCGAACTAACTGATGGTATTTCAATGGATATGGATAGACAAATAAATAAGGATGATCTTGTTGTCAACTTTATAGTTagtaaagaattattagagaggaattataaattaaaacaaaatctTACTAGACCAATAAAATGCTCTACAAAAAAATTCTGTTCAGActtatattttaatgagTCAAAAGTCAAGATTATttatgaaaatgataatatttctacTCATAATATAGATAGCAAAACAGAATCTCCAGGAATTGTAATATTTGTTCATGGTGGAGGATTTGTATTTGGCGATTTTGATACATATGAAAGAACATTACAAAGGCATGCAATTGAATTAggaaaattaaataaaccAAGTGTTATTGCttatattgaatatagAAAGTCACCAAAATGGAGGTATCCAATACCATTGGAAGATGTTATTGCATCTATTTCATGGATACATTGTAATGCAGAAAAATTTGGATTAGATCCAAATAAGCTTGTTATTTTAGGAGATTCAGCTGGAGGTAATTTAGCAACATCTTCAATTGCATCCTGTTTGAGTATTAAAGATCAAAATAAGAGACGTAACAATAgtttaacaaaaaaatatcataATTATTGTAAATGGGTTGATCATGTTAAATTCTTGGGATTAATATATCCTGCACTATGCCAAAAGTGTATCACAAAttctaaattaaaaaactttagatttggatttttaaatttgaattcattattatggTTTGAAAAACAATATCAATCTAAGTATATAGAAAACTATTTTGATTGGAGATCACAACCTTTATTAGCTCCTGCAAATATTCTCAGGAAATTCCCAAAAACAAGTATTGTGTTAATGAAAAGTGATATACTTTATGATGAGGGAAGGTTAATGtatgaaattttattaaaattaaaagtaaatgtcaaattgaaaatatttactggtgagtttattaattttcttaatcaacaaaaaataactcattttatataa